The Phaenicophaeus curvirostris isolate KB17595 chromosome 14, BPBGC_Pcur_1.0, whole genome shotgun sequence nucleotide sequence ATTTTTACCTGCTTAAAAAGTGAATTAGAACTTCTGTCTACATTAGCACAGTATCGAGGGGGAAATGAGCCtttcaaaaaaaggcaaagcgATATTTAATGCACTTGAGATGTATTATTGAGAGCAAATATGGGTTACAACAAACTTTCTTTTTGACTACATCAGGGTATTTTAGGCTGTTGGTGATCGTGTTTTCCCAAATGCCTTTTCCCCTTGGTGCAAACTCGGAGTTGCAcgaaaataacagaaacagtGCATTATGTTAAACAAGATGGTGTGTTTATAAAGGCCTGAGCACTTCTGAGCTGATCCGGTTTAATTGCAGCTGACCCCTAGGGCTGGATGCACTGCGGGTTTAGTGATGCTGCTGCAACTTGGGGGTATCGTTACCGTGGTCGAGCCTCCTTGAGCTCCTGGAGGTTGCCTCCCacggcagggagttggaactgaataagctttaaggtcccctccaacccaaaccattctgtgattctgtggtagTGAGAAAATGGGAATGAGGCTTCCTGGTGAAACATGTAGTGTTGTAACGTTCCTTGTAGTGATGGGCACCACATGCTATCACAGACCAGAGCTGGTGTCAAGAAAAAGGGCTCAAAATTAAAACCTAAGGTGGAGTGATGCTCCAGTTCTCTTGTGTAAATGTGTATTTATTGCAGCCCTTCCTTCCGGAGAAGAGCGACTCGTCCCAGTCACCACCTGTGCCAAACAGCGGGGGTGAGACCGCAGTGTTTTGCTGTCACCCAGCCGAGGCTGCTGCCCCGTGGAGCGCAGAGGAAAGCTTTGCCTCTGCCCTTGCTCCAGTTATTCTGGCACAAGGGGGCTTGGAATGACAGTGTCTTTCTTGCAGCCACACTCACACTGAGAGCTGACAATATGTTATAATCTTGGGTCCATGGCTTCACATATTGAGGTGAAGCGCTGCACGCAGCCTACATCCTTCCCTGAGCAAACGGCAGGCGTGGAGCCTGCCAAGCCAGGGATGGTGGTGTGCAAACAAAGGAGTAATTGTAACTCAGTGGGTTTGTTTTAAACAAGGAAGTGGAGATGGAGCCGTCAGGAGTGACAGGTGGAGAAGTCACCCTCCAGAGCATCGGGAAGAGGAGCACTCCCTCTCAGATTTAAGAAATCATTTTCACCAAAACATACCCCAGATTTAGGGTCGCTGTTCTGGTTACGGGCGAGGAGCTCACAGCAGCCTGTCAACCCACTGCAGCCCACGGCGTCTCAGTTCACAGAGCAGGGAAATGGGGAAGAGACCAGCTCTGGCCTTGGCACCTGCACAGTTAACAAACTGGATGCTTTTTCCTTGTAGAGTTTGCCATTCTGTTCTGCCTACCCTTAATCACACTACATTTTCAGtcttaactttcatttttttgttgttagatCAGCAATTCAGCCAAAACTGTAATGATTTTCTGATTCTTTCCATTAAGTAAAAGCCCAAGGGGAGGACAGGACTGGAGACTGTGGCACTGATTTCTCAAAGACCGCTGCTCAAGGTGACACTTTCACATATAATGGAAATACCAAAGGGACAGGAGAAACGAGGCCAGCACTAGAAGCAAAAGGTTTTTATTAGCTTCTGCTATTTCAACCCTACCTACTTAAGCTGCAGCTAGAGCCAAAAAATCATATCTTTGGAAAAAGACAATCCATAAAAGGTTCTCGCATGTAATTACCTTTGTATTAAAAgtttaaattcagaaagaaCTTTTCAAGGTGTTATTTTCTAACAGCATCTTCATAGAGATAATATCCAAGTCCTCTTCCTACATACAGATACGAGGCAAACAAGCTTCCTACAAAATAACCTATGGAAAAAGGTAGTGTAGGCAGGAAATGAAAACAGTGTGATAATCCACTAGCCAGACACACAGGTTAAATGTAACACAGCCATCCtgtcaatgaaatattttaaaatgaaaataaattaatgttacATCAAAGTTCCTGCTTTACTTTTACTGCTGAAATCCTCAGTTTGGTACATACCACTATGTTATAGATCATGGCAAAGACTGAGCACTAGCATTAAAAAAGTTGCTATAGAAAAACTGTTATGAAAATAAAGCCAGACTGAAGATAGTCCTCTGCACAGCTGTACGACGGCTACAGAAATCCCAGCGTTATTCACTAGgggcatttctttttaaaagcgcTGTGAATTTCTGCGAGATCTTGGTTGCAAATCTGAACAGCcaggaaaatgaagacaaaCGTCAAGATGCAGTGATCCAGACGTCCTGGCTGAGGAGATGCTGTCTCACCCCTTCCACTGCTTAGTCAAGATCCACGTATTCTCCCCGATGCCTGCAGCCCGGCAAGAATGTGACTGTGCAGAGCGTGGGTTTGGCAgcattttgacattttctgaaaactaaACTCCTGTTCTCATAAGGCCCCAGTCCCTACGTAAGCAACGTGAGCGCAGGCGTAAAAGGCTTTGTCCATGTGCTGCTTAACGTGCTGTACGCGACGCTGCAGACTCGTTTGCCATTTGGAGCCAACTGCCCGTATGTATCGTCAGAGCATATCGCTATTTTCTAGGAAACATCAATAAGCATCCCCGCTCCCTATTCCTACACCTTCCACATTAGGTCTTTCTTGTCCAGTTATAGGTAAGAGATGCTCTACAGACTTGCTCTACAGAGTTACAGTCACCTACCAGGCAGGAAAGCAAATGCCCTCCACAGCCTCTGCAGTTTTGTAATACGTAATGGAGAAAACAAAGGGCTGAAGTACAcgaaaaggtatttaaaagccatTGTGTCCAATTATGAGTTTCTGATACTACAGTGAATCATCCTGCTGGATTCCACCAATTGTGCAAGCTGTAAGAAGGTAAGTGAATGTTTCTGTGAAAAGGCTATTTCCCTATTCTAGGCCCCTTGTTGACTATGAATTTAGGTCAGCACTTACTAGATGTATCTTTTAGAggagagaaatatttaaaacaaatacccTAAGCAGTTTCTGGTTTAATTGTATCAAATCCTCAGTGTTAAacctaaaaagaagaaaatctccaCAAAACGATAGATCAGAGTTTTTGCTTGGCTACTGCACGGGTGTTGCAGACAAGCTGCGCCTCCAGAGTTCGTGTCGTAAAGCTGCAACAGTGTCTACTGCCCATTGTTTTCTGGGTTTGTGGTGGTGGTTTCAGTGCCAACAGGTTGCACGTTGTCTGCGAGATTGTGCGCGTGCTCGAGGAACAAGTCTTTCAGTACGCTCAGCTCCTTGGTCAGGAGCTTGATTTTTGCCTCTAAACGTTCGTTTTCTTCCTTGAGCTGGTTGACCCTTTGCAGCGTGTCTTGTgccttctgcttgctttttaacCGGCTCTTCTTCACTGCCATGTTGTTTCGCTCCCTGCGCTGACGATACTCATCACTGTTTCTATCCACaaaggaatttttctttccctgtttgcTCGGAGGTGCAGCTTTGCCTCCGCCACCAGGACTAACCGGCACCAGCTGGGGAACCTGCTGCAAACCACTGGTGTGTGCTTGGCTGTGAATCACGCTTACTCCGTTGGCTTCGGTAGCACTGTTCTGTTGGGATGTCTTGCTCATTTGGACAGGCTCTTCTTGGACACCACAGACTTTATTAGGAGACTGAAAGCTGTTACGTTTCTACAAGGTGTTTCCAACAGGTCTTCACATGGATTAAGGGCAAGATGAACCTggtagggaaagaaaaagctattaAAGGTTCTGGGTTTAGATACAACCTCGCACATCCCTGGCTTTACCAAAAGGTATCGATGGTACAGCTGGCAATGACACATCACAGCAGTGCTGAAGGGGACACACTGCCAACCACATTTCAGAAGCCTCTCGAACgtatttggattggaagggactgttACTGGGTCATCTAGTCAAGCTGTTTGCATTGTTCATGGCTTTACTCAGTTATTCCAAGGCCATCCCTGATGGACGAGCGTCTAGCCTAGCCTCGAATATCTCCAGTTTCACAACCTCTGTCTTGGCAACAGGTTCCACTGTCTAACTTTTCCTCCAGTtatataattttcttaattttcagactagagttttccttctgcagcttaAACCTATTAACAGCCTGACTCTTGACCAACAGGAGTACTTGATCCTTGTCCTTCTTCAGACCATCCCTCTGGGTGTTCACAGAGGCAAATTCCTTCCTGGTCTCTTTTCTCTGGAGCGAGGGTGCTCAACCTGCCCACCTTTCCTCAGTGATCTCAGAGCACTTGCTTTTGAAGGTGATGTCCAAACTGATGACTGTTTTAAGTTATCACTAGTACTGAGTGGAGAAAAAATGCTCTATGGAAAAAGGCAGCGTGCTGCGAAGTGTGATTGAGTGACATTAAAGGAGCCTCTTCAGCCACCAGCAGGGTAAGATGCGTTTAGCCTGCAGCGGTGCCGCAATGAGGTGGGACAGGAGTGCAGGGAACAGCAACAGACAACCCCTGCACAGCCCCAGAGATGGAGGAGTGGATGTGGTGTGGTGTTTGTACACAAGCTGTGTGTCACTGGGTTCATCAGCTGTTTACTGCtcctgtgtgtttgtttttctcggCAGACTGAGCTGCTGTTTTATCTTCTGCTAGGATGCAGTTAAAATTCCACTGTCAAGATCAATTGCAAATTTGCTTCTATAATGAGGGAGCTGGAACAAGATGCAGCTGCACAGCATGGTTCAGTAAAAGTAATGGAAAAGCCCAGTAAATTTGGCTTGAATGTTATTCAAAACTAACATTCTCTGTCACCGGCAAGTCCCCTTGCTGAAAACAAGTGAAGATGTGTGGGTACACCCACACCCCTCCTACCAAGAGATCTTTTCATTTTCGTATTTCAGGGTAGAAAGAGACCATCGTCTCCTTTTGACACCTGTACAGCTAAATCTATAGACATACATGCCTAACCTTTCTATTTAGCATTTTCCCCATTACAACTCTTGAAGCAGCTTCTGCAAACCACACTGAAGTCCTGGATTCTGACTGAAGCAGCCCTGTGGTGCAGCAGCTCAACGGGACATGCAGCTGACGAGATGGTCCTGCGCACACATACCAGACTGACAGGGCCAGTTGCAGTAGCTGTGCATGTGcgattacacagacatttttagtgCAGATCCAAGTCTGTGCTTCTCTTGGAGCATCTACTGGCTTTGTctcagctttgtttttaaacGCAGGATTTCTGTACCTCTCAAAGAGTATACAGCTCTGTGAGATCACCTCTGACAACCTGATTTTTCAACTGACTTTTGGCATCTTCAAAGTCAGACAGAATGCTCTCCTGTCCCCTCTATTTCAACACATTTCAGTGCTTGCTAACTTTGTCTGGACAGCCCAATTAAGTAACCCAGACCATTTTCACCATCAGCCTTTTGTGCTTCATGGGATGCTGCGGAGGAAGGGGCGGCTCCTGCCCCCGGAGGCTCCCCACCCCACCTGTAACAAGTTTCTTCACTTTGCTATTTCTCTCCATGCTATAGAAACTTTAACATTGCCTTAACAGATCTCTATCAAATTCTCCTGTAATTCAAAGGGAAAATTATTTGgtctattaaattaattttaatgggATACTTTAGTTGGGCAGTAGACAATATGAGCAGAGATGAACCAGTGTCACACCCCTCAAGCAAGCGTTCCAGCCCTGCTAGAACAGATCTCCCTCAGTTCCTTCCCACTGGAACTGATCCATTTTGTATTGAATCACTATTTCTTGAGTGAGACACGCTCTTCTCTGGCCTGATGATCACAACTCTTACCTGGGAGAGATAACACCTGGATTCCTGTGCTGCTCCAGCCAATACTGATGCGAAGCAAGCAGCACTAACTGTACCCTATCACAGACAATGCGAGAGCAGACAGGGCTGAGGCTTGAACCCTCATTTTCTCCCTAGTTATTTGGAGGCCAGATCCCTATTATCAATTATCAGTCCTTCAACAGAACAAGAAGGAAGGACATCCTGGATAGCAACAGGTGCTGTGGGGCATCCTTCAGGAAATACTGCAAGATGTAAAGGCAGCAGGTATTACAGCACAGGGAAGGGGTTCTCGGGAAGGGTGAGGTGAAGGACACAGCGACTGGGAGAGGCTACGAGGGTAAGGAGGCAGACGGCTCTCGGAGTTCGTTTCTCAGACACCGTGCCACACAAAcacagctgctctgctcctctccgcAAACAGGTTGGTTTGCTCTGAATGGGCAACAGCCCCAGCACTGCAGGAGGCAGCTCCTCGGGGAGGCAACTGAGTTTCTGAGCATCTTGTTCCAATAAAGCTGCTCGTTAGCTCgagctcagcagcagccctAGGCTGGTCCCACCCAGCACATGGTAGTGTTTCCAGTGGCCAGTCAGAACCGCCTTGATCTCTCCCTGGGCCACCAACTGGCCACCCactgcagcatcacagctgGTAACTCAGAGGTGTCCTCAGAGGCAGAGATGGTCCTTAGTGCCTGACAGCGCTCCTCGGGGACCACAGAAACTCCCAGGACTACATTACCTTTGCTTTCAAGCAAAAAGAATTCAACAAATTAACCTTAAACTTCCAAATGTTTGTttttggggaaaacaaaaaacaaaaccaacaaaagatGTGGTTTAATTCGTTAGTTAAATCAGTGGGTTTTTTAACTTAGCAGCAAAAAACAGAAAGCACTTCTCTCTGCTCCCGAGATGGGGCTGTGTTGGATCTGAGCAGCAGTCAGGATGACTTTATTGCATAGATTCACTCAGCTGCCTTTGTCTAATGCAAAGTCAGCCCCAACCTGCATAGCAATAGCTGTCCTCCCTTCTCTTTGGCTTCAGCAGGAATGCCCCGGTAGGACCTAAAACCAGATAACCCTGTACAAAGAACACCACTATAAAACTCCCCACATACGTTTTCTGAATACTGGGAGGGCTGCGTGTTCCCACAAGCAAGTCTGTAAGAGCTGAGGGTAGCGCTCGGATACTGCTAGGCAACAACTTTTCAGCTCTAACCTATCAACTGTTACCACAGCTGACATCACCTTCCCATATTTTTTTCACGATCTCTGTTTTTTCCATATGCCTTACAAGAAAAATGCACTCCAACATCCTTTAAAAAAGGTGCTCAGAACATCTAATGTGTTTTAATTGCAGGCCAGCAGTGTGGATGACAGAATCACCAACAATCCCAGATGCCAAGAGGCATCAGTCTGATTCTGTTTTGGAATATAACAAAGGCAGCTGTTTCTAAAGAGGAACAAACtccttaaatcatagaatcgtagaatgttTCGGACTGGAATGGACCATGAAGCCCATCCAGCCCAAGCACCCTGTAGggagcaggaacatcttcaactCCATCAGGtggctcagagctccatccgaTTTGACCtcgaatgtttccagggatgggccttctaccacctctccaggcaacctgggcTAGTGTTTCAACACCCTCagagtgaattttttttttctaatattgaATCTAAAcatctcctcttttagtttaaaaccattcccccttgtcctattgctacaggccctgtgaaaatgttttaccccgtgaggtttaacaaggcctcGTCTAGAtctgctccaacagttccatctccttacactggggattccagaactggacacaggactccaggtggggtctcacaagagcagaacagagggggagactcccctccctcgccccgccggccacgctgctttggattcAGCCTGGGATACGGATGTGCTGGCAAAGATGAGTGTGGAGCTATAAGAACCTGCTGGGACCTTGAAGAACCTGTTGGAACGCTGGAATCTGTTGGAACACTGGGATTTCTTGGGACACCGGGGTCTGTCAGGATGCTGGGATCTGTTGGAAGGCTGGGAGCTGTCTGAACACTGAGATTTTTTGGGGCGCTGGGATGCGCTGGGACAGCGATCTGTCAAGGCACGGATCTGTTGGGACACTGGGATTTCTCAGGATGCTGGGACTTGTTGGGATGCCGGCATCTGTTAGGGCGCAGGAACGTGTCAGAACTCTGGGATTTCTCAGGACGCCGGGAGCTGCGGGAACACGGGGATCTGTTGGGCCGCTGGGACCTGTCGGGACAGGGACGTGCCGGGACGCGGATCTTCCGGGCCGCCGGGCCGTGACGGAGGAGGCCTCAGCGCCGCGGCCGGTCCCGCGGGCGGGTGTGCCCggcagcgcccgccccgccccgtgACCCCGCCGGGttgggccgggggtggggggggggggccgggccCGCCGATCGCCTTGCAGCCGGGGCGGCCCGGGCTCCGCTCCCgcccccccatcctcccccttccccccccccccccgccccgctcctaCCTGCGGCGGCGGTTggcggcgcgcggggcgggggggggggccgggccgggccgggcctcGCTCGGTGCCGTGCGGCGCGCGGCGAGCGGCGATTGCGACACCCGCGCGCGgagcccgccccgccccgcgccgcgccGCCAACCGCCGCCGCCCTGACGCAACCGCCGCCGGGACGGGCAGCGCgcgcggccaatgggagcgcgggaACGGGCGCgcgcggccaatgggagcgcgggaAGGGGCGCgcgcggccaatgggagcgcgggaAGGGGCGCgagcagccaatgggagcgcgagGAAGGCGGCgcgcggccaatgggagcgcgggaAGGGGCAGCGCGagcggccaatgggagcgcgagGCGGGCGCAAGCGGCCAATAGCGCGGGAAGGGGCGGCGCGTGCCCAATATGAGCGCGAGGCGGGCGGCGCGCGCGCCTAAGGGGGGCGTGAGGGGCACCGAGGGGTGCTCTGTCCCCCCAGGGATCCTCTCCGCCCGTGCGGATGAGCGCTGTTCCCCGTGAGGTGAGCTTTATCCTCGTGGGGATCGCCTCTGTCTCCGTGCGATGCACTCTGTCCCTGGGATGAGCTCTGTGCCCGTGGGGCGCCTTCTGTGCCCCTGTAATGCGCTCCGTCCCCCTGGAGTGGAGCGTGGGATGAGCTCTGTCCCCGCTCTGTCCCCGTGGAATGAGCTCTGTCTCCGCGGGGATGGCCTCTGTCCCCGTGGGGATGAGCTCTCTCCCCTGGGGATGCCCTTTGTCCTCCTGGGATGAGCTCGGTCCCCGGGGATGAGCTCTGACGCCGTGAGGACACGGTCTGTGCCCGTGGGGATGCGCTCTCCCTTGGGCGAATGCTCTGTCCGTCCGAGATGCactttagaatcacagaaccactcggttggaagagacccactgaatcatcgagtccaaccatccccatcaatcactaacccatgtccctcagcacctcgtccacccgtcccttaaacccctccagggaaggtgactcaaccccctccctgggcagcctctgccagggaccaatgaccctttccgtgaaaattgttttcctgatgtccagcctaaacctcccctggcggagcttgaggccattccctctcatcctgtcccctgccacctgggagaagagcccagctccctcctctccacaacctcctttcaggtagttgtagagagtgataaggtctcccttcagcctcctcttctccaggctaaacaacatcCCTagggctgcagggatggggcagccacccctgctctgggcaaccccagggcctccccaccctcacagcaaaacatttctccctaaaatctcatctcaatctcccctctttcagctgaaaaccgttcccccttatcttatccctgcgctccctgatccggagcccctttcagtgctggaagctgctctaaggtctccccagaacctgTTCTTCTCCAGgcgtttttttaagtttaatgCTTGCATTTTTACATTGTGCGTGTGTAGGATGTGTTTATAGTTCTTCACGTGGGAAATCCCTCAGTACAAAGGTGCACATATTATCAGTAGGCAGTTCTGAAAATCATTGGTTTATAAGGGAAGCAGGTTTTGGACACGTTTAGGTAAGCAGGCAGTGAGGACAGTGGGGAAAGTAGGTTTCgtttaaatgcagaaagaaaaagtaccAGTCTTTGCTACTCCAGTTTAGCACATAGACCTGTGCTGACATTCTGTGTTGAAACATTCTGTGTTGACAAAAGAAGCATGAAGAATCAGATTTGTAGGCACAGTTGTAGAGCTCAGCAGTGTAGGTATTGGTATTTATTGGTAATATTGGTAATGGTTGTTGGTATTTGCCTTTTTTGCGGCTGTCTGATATtgcatgggggggggggggggggcggtatTTTAGTAGAGCCCTGTGGAAAATAAACCACATTTGCAGAAGAATCCTGAGGATTAGTCAGGGCAGTTTTACTCAGCTCATTACCACAAAGATACTTTTCCTCCTCAGTCATCAATTATTTGCTTTAACGTCtctaatgtttttctctttctcagctGAAACTGTTACATTTTCTGTGACAATGACTCATCCATCTGTAGCTAGAGCAAAATTCCAGGTAAGCATTAAACATTATCCTTTCTTCACAATAGTTAAGTAAGCGTGtgctcttagagtgctttcctAGGATTTTAGAGCACTTTATGGCCATTCATTCATTAATCCTCAtcaaagaaagctgaggaaaataaaatgtagacCAACTTATTCTCATAGAGTCTGATTATTTTAAGCATTAAAGCTCAAACAGGAGTCCGTGTGCATAAGGCGCTTGGTTGGCGTTGTATCCTATTTTAGGGAAACTATCACATAGTGCGCTGTAGTGTTTGcaggacatttttcttttcccacagcattacagtaaaaaaaatacagaatataatGGAAGCAATGGAAAAAGTAATCGCCAAAATCTCTGGGCAACTGCTCTTGAGACATGGCATTGAAATACACACTTTACCTGCTTATTTACAGGTTAGGTGAGCTGTGCAGTAGCTCTGGAGTCTGGTGTCACAAACAGGCTGGTCCCTGCTGGGATGGGGACCTTTTCACTCTGGTTCTGGGTGTGTTCCTATAGCAACGGTCTACCTATATGTCCATAGGGAATATGATAGAAACTCGTCTATTAATAGATGATTTGTCAGAGGTAGCCTTTTAGACGAGgtgaagagaaagcagaggaaacatTGCTTGGTGGTGACCTCTGTTTCAGGATTGTACTTCTAATTCTAGCCCTGACTCGCTACAGCCTTGGAAAGTCACAGCGCTTTTGTTCTAGAAAAGACTGGGTAAAGAAAGGAGCCATTCTGTTCTAATAGCAAACATCCATTTTATTGTAACACTGCCTGGAGTTCATTTACAGGAAAAATCCAATGgctttgttctttctctctATGCAGCTAATAAGTCTCACAACTAAGTATTTCCAGTTTCTAGTTCTGCATCTTCCAGTACCACTTCCCTTTTTTTCACTTATCAAAATATTGAAGTTATCCAGATATCTTGAGTTACTCATACCGGTTCCTGAAAAGATATGAACTCAATTACATGGGCAGAATAAAGGGCAAGTTTCTCATATGGGGGGATGACAAAAAAAGTAGACAACTGCTCCCTCTCCTACATCTTCAGAGGGCTCTTGGGTGATGGCAAAAGGAATCAGGCTAACACAGAAGTGTTAGTGTCTGAGAAAGCTAATGTATTGATGCTCACTTTTACTAGCAACCCCAGGTGCCACTTATGTAGGTGTTCGTGCCACACTTCTCTCCAGCTACAGTTGTTCCCATTTCCCTTGCAGGTTTAGGTGGGGGATTGGTACTTCATAGGCAGAATCTGGTTTACTTTGAGATTTAATTCCTTAATTGCCATATTTGCATTTCATGCCATTATCAGAAACTTCTAGCTGGCACTGTTAGACTTAGCGAGTTGTGAAGGTGAAGGAGTGCTGTGCCCATTTCTGCgagttttacttttttgtaTGTTATTCTGTTAGCAGGCTGGGTTCTTTAACAGGCAAATATCAGAGGCTTCACTTTATTAGCTACAAAATACGTGTTGACGATTTATGTTTTAGTGAAACTTTTACCCAGACAATGTTTATCACTCATGCTGCCAGGAATTTGTGCTTCAAGACAAACTAGCTCAGGTTCTCCAACAcctatgttttatttcttctaagaAATATCAGAATAAGGAATTGGAGGCTTTCTGGTAGGTTTTTGAGTTTGAAAATATCACGTGTGTCCTTGAAGAATGCCTGGGCTGGGAGGAGGCTCCAAGTATGTCACACTATCCCCAAGTGTCGAGATTTCTGGAACAGCATCCAACAAAACAAAGGAGTACCATGTATCTTTACAGGTGTTTTTTACAGGATTTTGCAGTTTTTATCAACCCGTGTTTGTGTTTGAGTGTTCTCTGGCTTTGCTCTGGTGTCTAGTGATCCACGTAAAATTGCTGTAGCCATTGCTGTGAATTTCCCTGGGGCTTGGCTTGAGCTGTAGGTGAACTTCGTCAATAATTGTACCAAACAATGCAATCTCGTATCTACAGTGTGAGGCAGGGATTTGTGTACTGATCAATACCAGGGTTTGCTGCCATGTGTATGTAAAATGCTAGGTGCGGTGAGGCTGCATAGCTAAAGATGAGTAAAAACAAAGTAGATAAATGGATTGAAAGGAAAATGCCGTGTAtcgtgtgtgtatgtgtgcacatATAAAATCTGGTTCAAAAGAGACTCGTTAGAACTGAACAAGTCTGAGCGAGAATTAATGGCCCACACCTGGGAATAAGAGGCGAATTCTCAAGTATCCAGGTTTAGTAACTGCCACA carries:
- the CEBPG gene encoding CCAAT/enhancer-binding protein gamma, giving the protein MSKTSQQNSATEANGVSVIHSQAHTSGLQQVPQLVPVSPGGGGKAAPPSKQGKKNSFVDRNSDEYRQRRERNNMAVKKSRLKSKQKAQDTLQRVNQLKEENERLEAKIKLLTKELSVLKDLFLEHAHNLADNVQPVGTETTTTNPENNGQ